The Leptidea sinapis chromosome 10, ilLepSina1.1, whole genome shotgun sequence sequence tACAGTTATAGAAGCcatgttatattaatttaaaaatcgtaATCTGTCTCAAAATTGACCGCATTTTCATTGGGTTCTGTTGGCTCTGCTGCAGATGTTTCAATATCCTGGGTTGTTGGAATTTGTAAAGCGCTAGGATTAATGATACTAGTGTTAATATTATCTGAAGCACTAGGAATATTGACACTAGTGTTGGTATTATCTGAAGCACTAGGAATATTAAGACTAGTGTTGATATTATCTGAAGCACTAGGAATATTGATACTAGTGTTGATATTATCTGAAGCACTAGGAATATTGATACTAGTGTTGATATTATCTGAAGCACTAGGAGTATCGATACTAGTGTTGATGTTATCTGATGTAGGTGTTGAGCCTGTAGAATAACCATAATTATTCGGAGAATACCAACTATGTTGAAGATTACTTTCTTCAGCTGACATTACCGCATTAAAgcaggtttttttaattttaagttgaaAATAATACGGCAGCTTTTTTGTCGATGcagccaaatttaaaaaaaataagtctatTTCATCGTATTTATCACTGGCTGACATCATGTTTTTAAGTTCTATCCGTTCTCGTTCCAACACTTCGCGGcgttcttgatttttttttaaataatctagaatttcaTCGTTCTTTCTTTTTTTGGATGTTGATGGAAGAGATTCCGAAGCTGTTGGATTCTTAGGATCATCGGCAGAAGgaagattatttgaatttgatggcaAAAAATTGCATGATTCCCGTGAACTCTCTTCAATGGTATTTGGCGGATTTGAAGTTTCGCTTACTGAGTGGTCCAGGGGCGTAAAATTTGTTGACCGGTCTCTGTTACTCATGTAAGGCAATAAAAATGACATGGCTTTTTGATATTTCCATTCTTTTCGTTGTTTTCTAGCCTGTCCACTCCTTGTTGCATTTTGTCTTTTTAAGGCATCCCGATGGTTATCTCTCAGTTGTTTCCATCGCGACTTGGCAGTTGTAACTGAAACAATcaacaaacacaaaaatgtattacatggtctatttatgacaaaaatattacatCACTTACGCGAAGTACAattaaatacgtttttttttaggtATTTAGCAACCGGCCAGTCATTTACAACGATGGGAGAGAATTTTAGAATTGGATTGAAAAGTGTATCAAGAATTGTTGAGGAGGTTTGTGATGCTTTATGGAATATATTGCAACCTCTTGTCATGTCACAACCAACAGAAAACGACTGGAAAGAAATCGCAAAAGATTTTGATGAACTATggcaatttaaaaattgtataggTGCTCTTGATGGCAAGCACGTATATATCAAGGCTCCCTCGAAAACCGGGTCCTCGTTTTTCAACTACAAAAAGAGATTTTCTGTAGTATTGATGTGTTTAGCTGATGCCAAAAGGAAAATCATAATGGCTGATGTGGGATCTATGGGAAGATTTTCTGATGCAGGAATTTTTGATAACAGCATTTTCGGAAAGAGTCTAAAAGAAAAGAGATTGAATTTACCTCAGCCGGTACCATTTTATCAAGGTGGAGCAAAAATGCCGTTCGTATTTATAGGAGACGAAGCTTTTCCATTAATGGAAAATTTTATGAGGCCTTACCCACGTGATGGACTTAacgcagaaaaaaaaatttttaattaccgATTATCAAGAGCACGTCGTATTGTTGAGGCAACTTTCGGTGTATTGACGAGAAAGTGGTACGTGTATCATAAAGATTTTGAATGCAAAATAGAAACAGTTGACAAGGTAATAAAAGCAACATGTGTTTTgcacaattatttaattcaaagacaacctaattatataaa is a genomic window containing:
- the LOC126966327 gene encoding uncharacterized protein LOC126966327, which encodes MSVIADMPSKKLIHYYLTLLEEEELESEEAEILTIYHLNNSMRKHRFWLRNHIKHRSEHSEYFTFFQTADEETFENSYRVSRCTFYELHSLIEPYIRKQDTNYRNSISSRERLAVCLKYLATGQSFTTMGENFRIGLKSVSRIVEEVCDALWNILQPLVMSQPTENDWKEIAKDFDELWQFKNCIGALDGKHVYIKAPSKTGSSFFNYKKRFSVVLMCLADAKRKIIMADVGSMGRFSDAGIFDNSIFGKSLKEKRLNLPQPVPFYQGGAKMPFVFIGDEAFPLMENFMRPYPRDGLNAEKKIFNYRLSRARRIVEATFGVLTRKWYVYHKDFECKIETVDKVIKATCVLHNYLIQRQPNYINNIENNMEQSLLSVGDIIETQHSSNDGYQVREMYCSYFNNQGKVPWQDTRILKRIYNSQ
- the LOC126966334 gene encoding uncharacterized protein LOC126966334 gives rise to the protein MDEKLIESVKKFPCIWNTSSEFYKCNETKDAAWDQIIIETNISDVTTAKSRWKQLRDNHRDALKRQNATRSGQARKQRKEWKYQKAMSFLLPYMSNRDRSTNFTPLDHSVSETSNPPNTIEESSRESCNFLPSNSNNLPSADDPKNPTASESLPSTSKKRKNDEILDYLKKNQERREVLERERIELKNMMSASDKYDEIDLFFLNLAASTKKLPYYFQLKIKKTCFNAVMSAEESNLQHSWYSPNNYGYSTGSTPTSDNINTSIDTPSASDNINTSINIPSASDNINTSINIPSASDNINTSLNIPSASDNTNTSVNIPSASDNINTSIINPSALQIPTTQDIETSAAEPTEPNENAVNFETDYDF